From a single Capsicum annuum cultivar UCD-10X-F1 chromosome 12, UCD10Xv1.1, whole genome shotgun sequence genomic region:
- the LOC107850584 gene encoding eukaryotic initiation factor 4A-13 yields MFVWLRIHFVFVNTSVVMAAEGSQFDARQFDAKMTELLGTEQQEFFTSYDEVHESFDAMGLQENLLRGIYAYGFEKPSAIQQRGIVPFCKGLDVIQQAQSGTGKTATFCSGILQQLDYSLVECQALVLAPTRELAQQIEKVMRALGDYLGVKVHACVGGTSVREDQRILQSGVHVVVGTPGRVFDMLRRQSLRPDHIKMFVLDEADEMLSRGFKDQIYDIFQLLPPKIQV; encoded by the exons ATGTTTGTCTGGTTGAGAATCCATTTTGTGTTTGTTAATACGAGTG TAGTCATGGCAGCAGAAGGTTCTCAGTTTGATGCTCGTCAATTCGATGCGAAAATGACAGAGCT GCTTGGTACTGAACAACAGGAATTCTTCACATCATATGATGAGGTCCACGAGAGTTTTGACGCCATGGGTTTGCAAGAAAACCTTTTGAGGGGCATCTATGCCTATG GGTTTGAGAAGCCATCTGCTATTCAGCAAAGGGGCATTGTTCCCTTTTGCAAGGGCCTTGACGTTATCCAGCAGGCACAATCTGGAACTGGAAAGACTGCAACTTTCTGCTCTGGGATCCTCCAGCAGCTTGATTACAGTTTAGTTGAATGTCAGGCTCTCGTTCTTGCACCAACTCGTGAGCTAGCGCAACAGATTGAGAAGGTTATGCGAGCACTTGGCGACTATCTGGGTGTCAAGGTTCATGCTTGTGTTGGGGGTACCAGTGTCCGGGAGGACCAGCGTATCCTTCAGAGTGGTGTTCATGTTGTGGTTGGTACTCCAGGCCGTGTTTTTGACATGTTGCGCAGGCAGTCTCTTCGCCCCGACCACATCAAGATGTTTGTATTGGATGAAGCTGATGAAATGCTCTCTAGAGGTTTCAAGGATCAG ATTTATGATATCTTCCAGCTTTTGCCACCAAAAATCCAAGTG